GCTCCACCTTCAGGTCGTCCAGCTCGCGCCGATCGCTGGCGCTGGCGATACGCTTGTAGAAGGAAAGCCGCGTATTGACGTCGGGGATAAAATCATCGGGCAGCAGCGCCGGCATTCGCAGCTCAATATCGGTCTGGTTGCTGGTCAGATCTTCCAGTGAAGGCTCGCGGCCCTCCTTTAGGGCATCCACCGCATTTTCTAACAGCTCCATATAGAGTGAGAAGCCGATACTTTCCATCTGCCCGCTCTGATCCTCGCCCAGCAGCTCGCCCGCGCCACGGATTTCTAAATCGTGCGTAGCCAGCGCGAAGCCCGCGCCTAAATCCTCCAGCGAGGCAATCGCTTCCAGTCGTTTATGGGCATCGGTGGTCATCGCTTTTGGCGGCGGTGTCAGCAGCCACGCGTAGGCCTGATGATGCGAACGGCCTACGCGTCCGCGCAGCTGATGCAGCTGCGCCAGGCCAAAGTGATCGGCGCGCTCAATGATAATGGTATTCGCGGTGGGAATATCAATACCGGTTTCGATAATGGTGGTACAGACCAGCACATTGAAGCGTTGATGATGGAAATCATTCATCACTCGCTCCAGATCGCGCTCGCGCATCTGCCCGTGACCAATGGCAATTCGCGCCTCCGGCACCAGGTCCGCCAGCCGCTGCGCCGCTTTCTCGATATTTTCCACATCGTTATAGAGATAATAAACCTGACCGCCGCGCAGAATTTCACGCAGGATCGCCTCGCGCACCACCAGGCTGTCATATTCGCGGACAAAGGTTTTTACCGCCAGGCGGCGCGCAGGCGGCGTGGCAATAATCGACAGATCGCGCATGCCGCTCATTGCCATATTCAGCGTACGTGGAATCGGCGTAGCGGTCAGCGTCAGGATATCGACGTCGGCGCGCATCGCCTTGATCCGCTCTTTATGGCGCACGCCGAAGCGGTGCTCCTCATCGACAATCAGCAGCCCCAGATCGTGCCATTTTAGATCGCTCATCAGCAGCTTATGGGTGCCGATTAAAATATCGATCTTACCTTCACGGGCCTGTTCCAGCACCTGCGTCTGTTCTTTGGCGCTGCGGAAGCGGGAAAGCATTTCGATGCGTACCGGCCAGTTGGCGAAGCGGTCGCGGAAATTATCATAATGCTGCTGGGCGAGCAGGGTGGTGGGCACCAGCACCGCCACCTGCTTGTGGTTTTCCACCGCCAGAAACGCCGCGCGCATCGCCACTTCGGTTTTCCCAAAGCCGACGTCGCCGCACACCAGACGATCCATCGCCAGCGGCTGACACATATCGCTCAGGACCGCATGGATCGCCTGAGCCTGGTCCGGCGTGGTTTCAAACGGGAAGCTGTTACAGAACAGCTGATACTGCTCACGATCGTATTTAAAGGCATAGCCCGCTTTAGCGGCGCGCTGCGCATAAATGTCCAGCAGCTCGGCCGCCACGTCGCGCACTTTCTCCGCCGCCTTCTGACGCGCCCGCGACCAGGCGTCACTGCCCAGCTTATGCAGCGGCGCGTTTTCATCAGCGCCGCCAGCGTAGCGGCTAATCAGATGCAGCGACGAGACCGGCACATACAGCTTGGCGTCGTTGGCATAGGCCAGCATCAGGTATTCCGCCTTGATGCCGCCTGCTTCCAGCGTGGTCATGCCGATATAGCGGCCGACGCCATGCTCCAGATGCACCACCGGCTGGCCGGGATGCAGCTCCGCCAGGTTGCGGATCAGCACATCCGGGTTAATGGTGCGGCGGGTATCCTGACGGCGACGCGTGACGCGCTCGCCCAGCAGATCCCCTTCGCAGATCAGCGCACGCTGGCGCAGGTTATCGATAAAACCGCGCTCGCTGGCGCCAATAATCAGATAGCGGCCGGGCGCAGCGGCCTCGCTCAGACGCTGGATCGCTTTTGGCTGTAGCTTGATGCGCGCCAGCAGTTCCTGCAACGCTTCGCGGCGGCCTTCGCTTTCCACCGAGAAGATCACCGCACCGTCGAACGCCTCAAGAAAATGGCGCAGGTTATCCAGCGGCGCTTTGGCCTGCGGTTCCACCGCCAGCGGCGGCAGCGGCTGATACTCGAGGTTAGTATTCGCCGCTTTATCCGGCAGCGCTTCGCTGCTCATGCGGATACGCGGCCACTGTTTTAACTCAGCGAACAGCCCGTCAGTGCGCAACCACAGCGTCTCCGGCGGCAACAGCGGACGCATTGGATCCACGCGGCGGTTTTCAAAGCGCGCCATAATGTCCTGCCAGAAGCGCTCCGCGCTCGCTTCCAGATCGCCGGTGCTGACCACCAGCGTATTTTGCGGCAGATAGCTGAACAGCGGCACCAGCGGCTGTTCGAAAAACAGCGGCTGCCAGTATTCGATCCCGGCGGGCAGGGTGCCTTTACTCACCTGCTGATAGATATGCTCCGGCTCACGACGCACATCGAAATGTTCGCGCCACTGACTGCGGAACAGTTCGATAGCGGCTTTATCGGTGGGAAATTCGTGAGCGGGCAGCAGGTTAATCGCCTCTACCTCTTCCAGTGTGCGTTGGCTGTCGACATCAAACAGCCGCAGGCTGTCGATTTCGTTATCGAAAAAGTCGATGCGATAGGGTTGTTCGCTGCCCATCGGAAACAGATCGAGCAGCGCGCCGCGCGTGGCGTATTCGCCATGCTCCATCACTTGATCGACATGCCGATAGCCCGCCTGTTCCAGCTGGTCGCGCAGCCGGTCGCGTGATAGCAGCTGTCCTTTATGCATCACCAGCGCATGGCCGTGCAGAAAATCGTGCGGACAGTAACGCTGCATCAGCGTGGTAATCGGCAGGATCAGCACCCCGCGTTCCAGCGTCGGCAGGCGATAGAGCGTCGACAGACGGGAAGAGATAATATCCTGATGCGGAGAGAAGCTATCGAACGGCAGGGTTTCCCAGTCCGCCAGGCTTAATACCGGCTGGCGGGTAAACTGTTGGATTTCGTCCTGCAGGCGCAGCGAGGTTTGCATATCAGGCGCAATCAGCATCACCAGCCCTGGGTGACGCTCGGCGATTTCCGCACATTCAACGGCGCAGGCGGCGCCGGTTAGCTGTCCCAGCTGGCGTTGATCGTTTGCCGCAGCGGGCAGGGCATAGCGAATCTGTTCAGGCATAGTCGTTTCGACGTTCTCTCGGTTTATTTCAGGGGCACAATCATTCCACAGAACGCGGCGGGGATCATCTGCTGCGGCAGGCTTTTTGCCCGGAAGGCGTTCCCCGGGCTTGCTGGCGACCAACGGCGCTGCGCTTTAGCGCGCGGAGCGCGAAAGGGCATTTTCCGCGCGGCGATCGCTACTCACCCACTCCAGCTCTTTTTCCGCATGCAGACTCCAGGTGCCGTCGTCCCATTGAACATGATAGCTGGCGGGAAACTCGCCCTGCGCGAAGACCGCGACCACTTCACCGCGAATTTCACCAGACTGATGTTTGACAATAGCGCCTTTTAGATACTTACTCATAAGCGGCTCCGGTGCCAGCGGCACGGTTAATTAGTAACCTTAACCCTTTAAATATTAAGGGCAAGTATAGTGCAGATTAGTGGTTTGTTAGCGCTGACGCCGGGGCTTTTTTGTCAGACTAACCGCAGCGGAAAAATTCTGATGCATCTTTAACAGTCACTCGGACGGGTAAAGGTTCCATAAAACAAGCGGCTCCTTTATCATCCTGACTACTTTGCTTTTTGCTACGCATAAGACGGATCTCATGTATCAACCTGTCGCGTTATTTATCGGTCTGCGTTATATGCGCGGACGTGCCTCAGACCGCTTTGGTCGGTTTGTTTCCTGGCTTTCCACTATCGGCATTACCTTAGGCGTGCTGGCGCTGGTGACCGTTCTTTCAGTCATGAACGGCTTTGAGCGCGAGCTGGAAGGCAATATTCTTGGTCTGATGCCGCAGGCGCTGATCACCAGCGATAAAGGCTCAATCAATCCCCAACAACAGCCCGTCAGCAGCCTGCATTTACAGGGTGTACAGCGTATCGCGCCTTTAACTACCGGCGACGTGGTGCTGCAAAGCGCGCGCAGCGTGGCGGTGGGCGTCATGCTTGGCGTGCAGCCCGATGAGAAAGATCCGCTGACGCCCTATCTGGTTAACGTCCAGCAGCAGGCGCTGCAGCCCGGGCAGTACAACGTGATCCTGGGCGAGCAGCTGGCTGCTCAGCTCGGGGTTAAGCGTGGCGACCAGCTGCGTCTGATGGTGCCTTCCGCCAGCCAGTTCACCCCGATGGGCCGCCTGCCCAGTCAACGTCTGTTTAAGGTGGTCGGCACTTTCGCCGCCAATAGCGAAGTCGATGGTTACCAGATGCTAGTGAACCAGCAGGATGCCTCGCGGTTAATGCGCTATCCGGCGGGCAACATTACCGGCTGGCGCTTATGGCTGGATAAGCCGCTGGAAGTAGACAGCACCAGCCAGCAGCCGCTGGCGTCGGGGCTGGTATGGAAAGACTGGCGCGATCGCAAAGGCGACCTGTTTCAGGCGGTGCGCATGGAAAAAAACATGATGGGGCTGCTGCTGAGCCTGATTATCGCCGTGGCGGCGTTTAACATCATTACTTCGCTCGGCCTGCTGATCATGGAAAAGCAGGGCGAAGTGGCGATCCTGCAAACTCAGGGGCTGACGCGTCGACAAATCATGCTGGTGTTTATGGTACAGGGCGCCAGCGCCGGCATTATCGGCGCGCTGCTCGGTACGCTGCTGGGCGTGCTGCTGGCCAGCCAGCTCAACAATCTGATGCCGGTTATCGGTATGTTTCTTGATGGCGCGGCGCTGCCGGTGGATATTTCTGTCTGGCAGGTGATCGTCATCGCGCTGACGGCGATGGCGCTGGCGCTGCTGTCGACGCTTTATCCATCCTGGCGCGCTGCCGCCGTACAACCTGCTGAGGCTTTACGCTATGAGTGATTTGAATCTGTTACAGTGTAACAAACTGTGCAAGCGCTATCAGGAAGGGAGCGTGCAGACAGACGTGTTACGCGACGTCAGTTTCACTATGCGGCCCGGCGAAATGATGGCGATTGTCGGCAGCTCCGGCTCTGGGAAAAGTACGCTGCTGCATCTGCTGGGCGGGCTGGATGCGCCTACCTCTGGCGATGTGCTGTTCAGCGGACGTGCGCTAAGCGGCATGTCTTCGGCGCAGAAAGCCGAGCTGCGTAACCGCGAACTGGGCTTTATCTATCAGTTCCACCATCTGCTGCCTGATTTTACCGCGCTGGAAAACGTGGCGATGCCGCTACTGATTGGTAAAAAGCACAAGCAGGAGGCGCAGGATCGCGCGCTGGAAATGCTGCGCGCGGTAGGGCTGGAAAAGCGGGCGGCGCATCGGCCTTCCGAACTCTCCGGCGGCGAGCGCCAGCGCGTGGCCATCGCGCGCGCATTGGTCAACAATCCGCGGCTGGTGATGGCCGATGAGCCGACCGGCAATCTCGATGCCCGCAATGCCGATGCGATTTTCGATCTGCTGGGCGAGCTGAACGTGCGGCAGGGCACCGCTTTTCTGGTGGTAACCCACGATTTGCATCTGGCCAGGCGGCTGCCAACGCAGCGTGAAATGCGCGATGGCCAGCTCAGCGAGCAGATAACGCTGGCGGGAGCGCTGTAATGGCTTCACTATCCTTACTGTTAGCGACGCGCTTCAGCGGCGGCCGGCGGCGTGGGGGCATGGTTTCGCTGATTTCCGTGATCTCCACGCTGGGCATCGCATTGGGCGTGGCGGTATTGATCGTCGGCCTGAGCGCGATGAACGGCTTTGAACGCGAGCTGAATAACCGCATTCTGGCGGTGGTGCCGCACGGCGAAATCGAGCCGGTTAACGGGTCGCTCGCCGGCTGGCAACAGCTGCTGCCGCGCATGGAGCAGGTGCCGGGCATCGCGGCCGCCGCCCCTTATATTAATTTTACCGGGCTGATCGAAAGCGGCGCAAAGTTACAGGCGATTCAGGTTAAAGGGGTCGATCCGGCGCAGGAACAGCGCCTGAGCGCGCTGCCGCAGTTCGTGCAGAATAATGCCTGGTCCCGCTTCAGCGCGGGTAAACAGCAAATCATTATCGGCAGCGGTGCGGCGAAATCGCTGGGCGTCAAACAGGGCGACTGGCTGACGGTGATGATCCCTAATAGCGACGGGCAGAATAAGCTGCTACAGCCGAAGCGTATTCGCCTGCAGGTTAGCGGTATTCTGCAGCTGAGCGGGATGCTCGATCACAGCCTGGCGCTGGTGCCGTTGACCGATGCGCAAAAATATCTCGATATGTCGGACAACGTGAGCGGCATTGCGCTAAAAATGATCGACCCGTTCAATGCCGTGAAGCTGGTACGCGATGCCGGTGAGGTGACGCATGCCTACGTTTATATTCGCAGCTGGATCGGCACCTATGGCTATATGTACCGCGATATTCAGATGATCCGTGCCATCATGTATCTGGCGATGGTGCTGGTGATCGGGGTGGCCTGTTTTAATATCGTTTCCACGCTGGTGATGGCGGTGAAAGATAAAAGCAGCGATATCGCCGTGCTGCGTACGCTGGGGGCGAAAGATGGCCTAATTCGGGCGATTTTTGTTTGGTATGGGCTGCGCGCCGGCCTCACGGGCAGCCTGAGCGGCGCGCTGGTGGGCGTGCTGGCCGCGCTGAACCTGACGCCGCTGATGCGTGGAATAGAACATCTGACCGGACATCATTTTCTGTCCGGCGATATCTACTTTATCGATTTTCTGCCGTCGGAACTGCACTGGCTGGATGTGATCTCGGTACTGGCGACCGCTATCGTCCTGAGCCTGGTCGCCAGCTGGTATCCGGCGCGGCGCGCCAGCCGTATCGATCCGGCTCGCGTATTAAGCGGACAGTAGTATCGTGACAGGCGAAAATTTCTATTACGGTTTTGATATGGGCGGCAGCAAAATAGCCCTGGGCGTTTACGACGCGCAGCGCCAGCTGGTATGGAGCAAGCGCGTCCCGACGCCGCGTGACGATTATGCGCAGTTGCTGCAGAGCTTTATCAGCCTGACGGCTGAAGCGGACGCGGTAACCGGCCAGCGCGGCAGCATCGGCGTGGGCGTGCCGGGTCTGCCGAATCCTGACGACGGCACGCTGTTTACCGCCAACGTGCCGGCGGCGCAGGGGCAACGGCTGGGTTACGATCTCAGCGAACGGCTGGGGCGTGAAATCCGCATTGATAACGATGCTAACTGCTTCGCACTCTCCGAGGCATGGGACGATGAGTTTCGCGCCTACCCAGTGGTGTTGGGGTTAATCCTCGGTACTGGCGTCGGCGGCGGGCTGGTGGTTGACGGCAAGCCGGTATCCGGGCGCAGCTTTATTACCGGCGAAGCGGGGCATATGCGCCTGCCAGTTGATGCGCTTGCGGTGCTGGGGCCGGATATTCCGCTGCGCCAGTGCGGCTGCGGCAAACGTGGCTGCATCGAAACGTATCTTTCCGGCCAGGGTTTCTCCTGGCTTTTTCACCATTTTTATCAGCAGACGCTGAGTGCGCCCACCATTATTGAACGCTATTATCAGGGCGATCCACAGGCGCAGGCGCATACCGTGCGCTTTCGCGCGCTGCTGGCGGTTTGTCTCGGCAACCTGCTGACCCTGCTCGATCCGCATTTAGTGGTGCTGGGCGGCGGGTTGTCAAATTTCGCAGCGCTCTATGACGGGCTGGCGGAGCAGGTGCAGCCGCATCTGCTGCCGCGGGCGAAGCCGCCGCGCTTTGCTCAGGCGCGTCATGGCGATGCGGGAGGAATGCGCGGTGCCGCATTCCTGCATCTCAGGTAACTTAAGGAGTTTTTATGCGCACACCCCGTCGCCGTTTACGTATTGCGCGCTTCCGTAAAAGCAGGCGCAAGATGCATCAGCGCTTCCGGCAGCGTATTTTTGAGCGCGATCGTAACGCTGAGCTGGCGGCTCATCCGCAGCCTCGGGTGGTGGTGTTGACCGGTGCGGGCATTTCTGCTGAATCGGGCATTCGTACTTTTCGTGCCGACGACGGGCTATGGGAAGAGCATCGTATTGAAGATGTCGCCACGCCGGAAGGGTTCGCGCGTAACCCGGTGCTGGTACAGGCGTTTTATAATGCGCGCCGTCGCCAGCTGCAGCAGCCGGAGATCCAGCCTAACGCTGCGCATCAGGCGCTGGCGGAGCTGGAATCGGTGCTGGGCGATAACTTTCTGCTGGTGACGCAGAATATCGATAATCTGCACGAGCGTGCCGGCAGCCAGCGCGTGCTGCATATGCATGGCGAGCTGCTCAAGGTGCGCTGTGAGATGAGCGGCCAGGTGCTGGAATGGACCGGCGATTTAAGCGCCGACGACCGCTGCCACTGCTGCCAGTTCCCCGCTCGCCTGCGTCCGCACGTGGTCTGGTTTGGCGAAATGCCGCTGGGAATGGATGATATCTATCAGGCGATCGCAGAGGCAGACTATTTTCTGGCGATCGGCACTTCCGGACATGTTTATCCAGCCGCAGGCTTTGTCCATGAAGCGAAACTGCAGGGAGCGCATACCGTTGAGCTGAATCTGGAGCCGAGCCAGGTCGGCAATCAGTTTGCTGAGAAGCACTACGGGCTGGCGAGCGAAGTGGTGCCTGCCTGGGTGGAGAAGTTTCAGAAAGGGCTGTACCGGCTGGTGTGATCTTAGCCGCAGGCCGCCGTCAGCGGCAGATTCCGGCGTTACGGTAACGCGAATATAAGAGACGGAAATTCA
This Mixta hanseatica DNA region includes the following protein-coding sequences:
- the mfd gene encoding transcription-repair coupling factor translates to MPEQIRYALPAAANDQRQLGQLTGAACAVECAEIAERHPGLVMLIAPDMQTSLRLQDEIQQFTRQPVLSLADWETLPFDSFSPHQDIISSRLSTLYRLPTLERGVLILPITTLMQRYCPHDFLHGHALVMHKGQLLSRDRLRDQLEQAGYRHVDQVMEHGEYATRGALLDLFPMGSEQPYRIDFFDNEIDSLRLFDVDSQRTLEEVEAINLLPAHEFPTDKAAIELFRSQWREHFDVRREPEHIYQQVSKGTLPAGIEYWQPLFFEQPLVPLFSYLPQNTLVVSTGDLEASAERFWQDIMARFENRRVDPMRPLLPPETLWLRTDGLFAELKQWPRIRMSSEALPDKAANTNLEYQPLPPLAVEPQAKAPLDNLRHFLEAFDGAVIFSVESEGRREALQELLARIKLQPKAIQRLSEAAAPGRYLIIGASERGFIDNLRQRALICEGDLLGERVTRRRQDTRRTINPDVLIRNLAELHPGQPVVHLEHGVGRYIGMTTLEAGGIKAEYLMLAYANDAKLYVPVSSLHLISRYAGGADENAPLHKLGSDAWSRARQKAAEKVRDVAAELLDIYAQRAAKAGYAFKYDREQYQLFCNSFPFETTPDQAQAIHAVLSDMCQPLAMDRLVCGDVGFGKTEVAMRAAFLAVENHKQVAVLVPTTLLAQQHYDNFRDRFANWPVRIEMLSRFRSAKEQTQVLEQAREGKIDILIGTHKLLMSDLKWHDLGLLIVDEEHRFGVRHKERIKAMRADVDILTLTATPIPRTLNMAMSGMRDLSIIATPPARRLAVKTFVREYDSLVVREAILREILRGGQVYYLYNDVENIEKAAQRLADLVPEARIAIGHGQMRERDLERVMNDFHHQRFNVLVCTTIIETGIDIPTANTIIIERADHFGLAQLHQLRGRVGRSHHQAYAWLLTPPPKAMTTDAHKRLEAIASLEDLGAGFALATHDLEIRGAGELLGEDQSGQMESIGFSLYMELLENAVDALKEGREPSLEDLTSNQTDIELRMPALLPDDFIPDVNTRLSFYKRIASASDRRELDDLKVELIDRFGNLPDAARNLLDIAALRLDAQQLGIRRIEASEKGGFIEFAEKNCVDPTWLIGLLQKDPQQWRLEGPTRLKFTRELAERKLRMTWIRELMEQMQEHRLAS
- the lolC gene encoding lipoprotein-releasing ABC transporter permease subunit LolC; protein product: MYQPVALFIGLRYMRGRASDRFGRFVSWLSTIGITLGVLALVTVLSVMNGFERELEGNILGLMPQALITSDKGSINPQQQPVSSLHLQGVQRIAPLTTGDVVLQSARSVAVGVMLGVQPDEKDPLTPYLVNVQQQALQPGQYNVILGEQLAAQLGVKRGDQLRLMVPSASQFTPMGRLPSQRLFKVVGTFAANSEVDGYQMLVNQQDASRLMRYPAGNITGWRLWLDKPLEVDSTSQQPLASGLVWKDWRDRKGDLFQAVRMEKNMMGLLLSLIIAVAAFNIITSLGLLIMEKQGEVAILQTQGLTRRQIMLVFMVQGASAGIIGALLGTLLGVLLASQLNNLMPVIGMFLDGAALPVDISVWQVIVIALTAMALALLSTLYPSWRAAAVQPAEALRYE
- the lolD gene encoding lipoprotein-releasing ABC transporter ATP-binding protein LolD; the encoded protein is MSDLNLLQCNKLCKRYQEGSVQTDVLRDVSFTMRPGEMMAIVGSSGSGKSTLLHLLGGLDAPTSGDVLFSGRALSGMSSAQKAELRNRELGFIYQFHHLLPDFTALENVAMPLLIGKKHKQEAQDRALEMLRAVGLEKRAAHRPSELSGGERQRVAIARALVNNPRLVMADEPTGNLDARNADAIFDLLGELNVRQGTAFLVVTHDLHLARRLPTQREMRDGQLSEQITLAGAL
- the lolE gene encoding lipoprotein-releasing ABC transporter permease subunit LolE, with the translated sequence MASLSLLLATRFSGGRRRGGMVSLISVISTLGIALGVAVLIVGLSAMNGFERELNNRILAVVPHGEIEPVNGSLAGWQQLLPRMEQVPGIAAAAPYINFTGLIESGAKLQAIQVKGVDPAQEQRLSALPQFVQNNAWSRFSAGKQQIIIGSGAAKSLGVKQGDWLTVMIPNSDGQNKLLQPKRIRLQVSGILQLSGMLDHSLALVPLTDAQKYLDMSDNVSGIALKMIDPFNAVKLVRDAGEVTHAYVYIRSWIGTYGYMYRDIQMIRAIMYLAMVLVIGVACFNIVSTLVMAVKDKSSDIAVLRTLGAKDGLIRAIFVWYGLRAGLTGSLSGALVGVLAALNLTPLMRGIEHLTGHHFLSGDIYFIDFLPSELHWLDVISVLATAIVLSLVASWYPARRASRIDPARVLSGQ
- the nagK gene encoding N-acetylglucosamine kinase; this translates as MGGSKIALGVYDAQRQLVWSKRVPTPRDDYAQLLQSFISLTAEADAVTGQRGSIGVGVPGLPNPDDGTLFTANVPAAQGQRLGYDLSERLGREIRIDNDANCFALSEAWDDEFRAYPVVLGLILGTGVGGGLVVDGKPVSGRSFITGEAGHMRLPVDALAVLGPDIPLRQCGCGKRGCIETYLSGQGFSWLFHHFYQQTLSAPTIIERYYQGDPQAQAHTVRFRALLAVCLGNLLTLLDPHLVVLGGGLSNFAALYDGLAEQVQPHLLPRAKPPRFAQARHGDAGGMRGAAFLHLR
- the cobB gene encoding Sir2 family NAD+-dependent deacetylase — its product is MRTPRRRLRIARFRKSRRKMHQRFRQRIFERDRNAELAAHPQPRVVVLTGAGISAESGIRTFRADDGLWEEHRIEDVATPEGFARNPVLVQAFYNARRRQLQQPEIQPNAAHQALAELESVLGDNFLLVTQNIDNLHERAGSQRVLHMHGELLKVRCEMSGQVLEWTGDLSADDRCHCCQFPARLRPHVVWFGEMPLGMDDIYQAIAEADYFLAIGTSGHVYPAAGFVHEAKLQGAHTVELNLEPSQVGNQFAEKHYGLASEVVPAWVEKFQKGLYRLV